One segment of Bradyrhizobium sp. WD16 DNA contains the following:
- the addA gene encoding double-strand break repair helicase AddA: MSSARKIPDDVRDRQTRASAPTASVFVSANAGSGKTHVLVQRVVRLLLAGVAPEKILCITFTKAAAANMAERVFTTLGHWITLDDAALDAALRDTAVTPTAAMRRRARELFACALETPGGLKVQTIHALCTRLLQQFPFEANVPARFAVLDDRDQNELMERASLKVLLAAAAAPDSSVGRALATAMSGAADVTFRDVVREAVLSRDHFQAWTSAAVTVETAQAQLAQVLDLAPDDSIAAVEHEIVEGPHLARADWRAVIEEFAQGGKTDAGQAERLSEALASSGAEQIEAYLGLFFTQQGGERKSLISRKLTDEAPGLAERLAREATRLAVLVPRRRAAQVRERTSALLVIASAVAANYRGEKEARGLLDYDDLIDRTLAMLGRTPASWVHFKLDQGIDHVLIDEAQDTSPRQWDIIEHLVSEFTSGSGARPDRLVRTVFAVGDEKQSIFSFQGAAPREFDLRRRGFQQRFTAAELPFDALSFTYSFRSGHGVLHAVERTFRDQAIYRSITSDTEGMPPHLALADAAPSTVELWELEQPNQGQDLEGWRAPFDAVSQTSPEVRLAQRIRQRIASLVTSETAIGPAGRRRRLRYGDILILVRRRGATFNAIIQSLKQGRIPVAGADRLKLTEHIAVVDLMHLADALLFAGDDLALAVALKGPLFGLSEDDLFRIAHGRRGSLRDALHQHAAEDAHFAAAWSRLQACEARARELAPFSFYAWLLGGDGGRARMLARLGPEANDALDEFLELALAFESRGPASLQGFMAWLRAADTEIKRDMEISRDEVRVMTVHGAKGLEAPVVFLADTTSSPTDSQRLSLVRLPPRPGLPRGCVVWAGRKADDPPAVATARAAMVADTEDEYRRLLYVAMTRAADRLIVGGCQPGNRNEVRANSWYDLIRKGLDGSELKLATERTPFGDVRCYSHGDAAALPAPAALEAAAAAPELPGWLRQAARRESAELIALQPSHGGDDDNAAATVKSGEAAESRRRAQRRGVLVHRLLQSLPEIDASQRTDAAQRYLMRRAADWSEAERSALLGEVLTLIGAAPFAAVFGPASRAEVAIVGRLTRSGRPAALVSGQIDRLVETDGEILIVDFKTNHAPPRRLADCPPAYRRQLALYRAVLSRLQPRKRVRAALIWTETTEIMEIPGHELDAELASITAA; the protein is encoded by the coding sequence ATGAGCTCCGCGCGCAAGATCCCCGACGACGTGCGCGATCGGCAGACCCGCGCCTCCGCTCCGACTGCCTCGGTCTTCGTTTCCGCCAATGCCGGGTCGGGCAAGACCCATGTGCTGGTGCAGCGCGTGGTGCGGCTGCTGCTCGCCGGCGTCGCGCCGGAAAAGATCCTCTGCATCACCTTCACCAAGGCCGCCGCCGCCAACATGGCCGAGCGGGTCTTCACCACGCTCGGGCACTGGATCACCCTCGACGACGCCGCGCTCGATGCCGCGCTCAGGGACACCGCGGTGACCCCCACGGCGGCGATGCGCCGCCGCGCCCGCGAATTGTTCGCCTGCGCCCTCGAAACGCCGGGCGGTCTCAAGGTCCAGACCATTCACGCCCTGTGCACGCGGCTGCTGCAGCAGTTTCCGTTCGAGGCCAATGTCCCGGCGCGCTTTGCCGTGCTCGACGACCGCGACCAGAATGAACTGATGGAGCGCGCCAGCCTCAAGGTGCTGCTCGCCGCGGCGGCCGCGCCGGACAGCAGCGTCGGCCGGGCGCTCGCCACCGCCATGAGCGGCGCCGCCGACGTCACCTTCCGCGACGTGGTGCGCGAGGCGGTGCTCAGCCGCGATCACTTCCAGGCCTGGACCAGCGCGGCGGTCACCGTCGAAACCGCCCAGGCGCAGCTCGCCCAGGTCCTCGACCTTGCCCCCGACGACAGCATCGCCGCCGTCGAACACGAGATCGTCGAAGGTCCCCATCTGGCCCGCGCCGACTGGCGTGCGGTCATCGAGGAGTTCGCGCAGGGTGGCAAGACCGATGCCGGCCAGGCAGAGCGGCTGTCGGAAGCCCTCGCCTCGAGCGGCGCCGAACAGATCGAAGCCTATCTCGGCCTGTTCTTCACCCAGCAGGGCGGCGAGCGCAAATCGCTGATCAGCAGGAAGCTCACGGACGAGGCGCCCGGCCTTGCCGAACGGCTGGCGCGCGAGGCCACCCGCCTCGCGGTCCTGGTGCCGCGCCGCCGCGCCGCTCAGGTCCGCGAGCGCACCTCGGCGCTGCTCGTCATCGCCAGCGCCGTCGCCGCCAATTATCGCGGCGAAAAGGAGGCGCGCGGCCTGCTCGATTACGATGACCTGATCGACAGAACGCTGGCGATGCTGGGACGCACGCCGGCGAGCTGGGTGCATTTCAAGCTCGACCAGGGCATCGATCATGTGCTGATCGACGAGGCCCAGGACACCAGCCCGCGGCAATGGGACATCATCGAACATCTGGTGTCGGAATTCACCTCCGGCAGCGGCGCGCGGCCCGATCGCCTGGTGCGAACCGTGTTCGCGGTGGGCGACGAGAAGCAGTCGATCTTCTCGTTCCAGGGCGCTGCGCCGCGCGAATTCGACCTGCGCCGCAGAGGATTCCAGCAGCGCTTCACCGCCGCCGAGCTGCCGTTCGACGCGCTGTCCTTCACCTACTCCTTCCGCTCGGGCCACGGCGTGCTGCATGCGGTGGAACGCACCTTCCGCGACCAGGCGATCTATCGCAGCATCACCTCCGACACGGAGGGCATGCCGCCACATCTGGCGCTCGCCGATGCCGCGCCGTCGACGGTGGAATTGTGGGAGTTGGAGCAGCCCAATCAGGGCCAGGATCTCGAAGGCTGGCGCGCGCCGTTCGACGCGGTGTCGCAGACGAGTCCCGAGGTGCGGCTCGCGCAGCGCATCCGCCAGCGCATCGCCAGCCTGGTTACCTCGGAAACCGCCATCGGCCCGGCGGGACGGCGGCGGCGCCTGCGCTATGGCGACATCCTGATCCTGGTGCGCCGGCGCGGCGCCACCTTCAACGCCATCATCCAGAGTCTGAAGCAGGGCCGCATTCCGGTCGCCGGCGCCGATCGGCTCAAGCTGACCGAGCACATCGCGGTGGTCGACCTGATGCATCTCGCCGATGCGCTGCTGTTCGCCGGCGACGATCTCGCCCTCGCCGTGGCGCTCAAGGGCCCGCTGTTCGGCCTCTCCGAAGACGACCTGTTCCGCATCGCTCACGGCAGACGCGGCAGCTTGCGCGACGCGCTGCATCAGCACGCGGCCGAGGACGCCCACTTCGCCGCGGCATGGTCGCGGCTGCAGGCCTGCGAGGCGCGCGCGCGCGAATTGGCGCCTTTCAGCTTCTATGCCTGGCTGCTCGGCGGCGATGGCGGCCGGGCCCGCATGCTGGCCCGGCTCGGCCCCGAAGCCAACGATGCCCTCGATGAATTCCTCGAACTGGCGCTCGCCTTCGAAAGCCGCGGCCCGGCCTCGCTGCAGGGCTTCATGGCCTGGCTGCGCGCCGCCGACACCGAAATCAAGCGCGACATGGAAATCTCCCGCGACGAAGTCCGGGTGATGACCGTGCACGGCGCCAAGGGCCTGGAAGCGCCGGTGGTGTTTCTCGCCGACACCACGTCGTCGCCCACCGACAGCCAGCGCCTCAGCCTGGTGCGGCTGCCGCCGCGCCCCGGCCTGCCGCGCGGCTGCGTGGTATGGGCCGGACGCAAGGCCGACGATCCGCCGGCGGTGGCGACGGCCCGCGCCGCCATGGTGGCGGACACCGAGGACGAATATCGCCGCCTGCTGTATGTGGCGATGACCCGCGCCGCCGATCGTCTCATCGTCGGCGGCTGCCAGCCGGGCAACCGCAATGAGGTGCGGGCGAATTCCTGGTACGACCTGATCCGCAAGGGGCTCGACGGCAGCGAACTGAAGCTCGCGACCGAGAGGACGCCGTTCGGCGACGTGCGTTGCTACAGCCATGGCGACGCCGCCGCGCTGCCGGCTCCCGCCGCGCTCGAGGCGGCCGCAGCAGCGCCTGAGCTCCCCGGCTGGTTGCGCCAGGCAGCCAGACGCGAAAGCGCCGAGCTGATCGCGCTGCAGCCTTCCCATGGCGGCGACGACGACAATGCCGCCGCCACGGTGAAATCCGGCGAGGCCGCCGAGAGCCGCCGCCGCGCGCAACGGCGCGGCGTGCTCGTCCATCGCCTGCTGCAGTCGCTGCCCGAGATCGACGCGTCACAGCGCACTGATGCGGCGCAGCGCTATCTGATGCGCCGGGCCGCCGACTGGAGCGAGGCCGAGCGCAGCGCCCTGCTCGGCGAAGTGCTGACTTTGATCGGCGCGGCGCCGTTCGCCGCGGTGTTCGGCCCGGCGAGCCGCGCCGAGGTCGCCATCGTCGGACGTCTCACCCGCAGCGGACGGCCGGCGGCACTGGTCAGCGGCCAGATCGATCGCCTGGTTGAGACCGACGGCGAGATCCTGATCGTCGACTTCAAGACCAATCACGCCCCGCCGCGCCGCCTTGCCGATTGTCCGCCGGCCTATCGCCGCCAGCTTGCGCTCTACCGTGCGGTGCTGTCGCGCCTGCAACCGCGCAAGCGCGTCCGGGCCGCGCTGATTTGGACGGAAACCACTGAAATCATGGAGATTCCTGGCCATGAGCTGGATGCGGAGCTGGCCAGCATCACCGCGGCGTGA
- the trxA gene encoding thioredoxin, translated as MSVGKVSDANFESEVLKASGPVVVDFWAEWCGPCRMIAPALDEIAGAMGEKVKIVKLNVDENPQTASKYGVMSIPTLMIFKGGELASRQVGAAPKAKLQQWISAAV; from the coding sequence ATGTCGGTCGGCAAGGTATCGGACGCCAATTTCGAATCGGAGGTCCTCAAGGCGTCGGGGCCCGTCGTGGTCGACTTCTGGGCCGAGTGGTGCGGCCCCTGCCGCATGATCGCGCCGGCACTCGACGAGATCGCCGGCGCCATGGGCGAGAAGGTGAAGATCGTCAAGCTCAACGTCGATGAGAATCCGCAGACCGCCTCGAAATACGGTGTGATGTCGATCCCGACCCTGATGATCTTCAAGGGTGGCGAACTCGCCTCCCGCCAGGTCGGCGCGGCGCCGAAGGCCAAGCTGCAGCAGTGGATCAGCGCCGCGGTCTGA
- a CDS encoding folylpolyglutamate synthase/dihydrofolate synthase family protein: MLRILDALGHPERRLPPVIHVAGTNGKGSTVAYLRAILEAAGLAVHTYTSPHLVRINERFRLGRVGGGELTSDDALRAVLAECEAVNAGAPITVFEMETAAALTLFASHPADAVLLEVGLGGRLDATNVIDQPAVSVIAPVSIDHQDFLGDTLAAIAGEKAGIIKRRVPVVSAAQPAEAEAVIELAARRAGAPLHMAGQHWHVDVEHGRLVYHDERGLLDLSAPRLFGRHQFDNAGLAIAALRATDAFRIEQSAFETGIARAEWPARMQRLTSGALLAVAPPDAEIWLDGGHNVDGGRVVAAAIGDLEERVSRPLVVIAGMMGNKDARGFLGNFAGLTRHIIAVPVPDQDKAMPVEALADAARSLGMRVETAPSVAAALSTIARLAYEIAPRILITGSLYLAGAVLEANGTPPR, translated from the coding sequence ATGCTGCGGATCCTCGACGCCCTCGGCCATCCCGAGCGGCGGCTGCCGCCGGTCATCCATGTCGCCGGCACCAACGGCAAGGGATCGACCGTGGCCTATCTGCGCGCCATTCTCGAGGCCGCGGGGCTCGCCGTTCACACCTACACCTCGCCGCATCTCGTGCGCATCAACGAACGTTTTCGCCTCGGCCGCGTCGGCGGCGGCGAATTGACGAGCGACGACGCGTTGCGCGCGGTGCTGGCCGAATGCGAGGCGGTCAATGCCGGCGCCCCGATCACGGTGTTCGAGATGGAAACGGCGGCGGCGCTGACGCTGTTCGCCTCGCATCCGGCCGACGCGGTGCTGCTCGAAGTCGGCCTCGGCGGCCGGCTCGACGCCACCAATGTGATCGATCAGCCGGCGGTGAGCGTCATCGCCCCCGTCAGCATCGATCATCAGGACTTTCTCGGGGACACGCTCGCGGCCATCGCCGGCGAGAAGGCCGGCATCATCAAGCGGCGGGTGCCGGTGGTATCGGCGGCGCAGCCGGCCGAGGCCGAGGCGGTGATCGAACTGGCGGCGCGCCGTGCCGGCGCACCGTTGCACATGGCCGGCCAGCATTGGCACGTCGATGTCGAGCATGGACGTCTGGTCTATCACGACGAGCGCGGCCTGCTCGATCTGTCCGCGCCGCGGCTGTTCGGCCGCCATCAGTTCGACAATGCCGGGCTGGCGATCGCCGCGCTGCGGGCCACCGACGCCTTCCGTATCGAGCAGTCGGCCTTCGAGACCGGCATCGCCCGCGCCGAATGGCCGGCGCGGATGCAGCGGCTGACCTCGGGTGCCCTGCTCGCGGTAGCGCCGCCGGATGCCGAGATCTGGCTCGACGGCGGCCACAATGTCGACGGCGGCCGGGTGGTCGCTGCCGCCATCGGCGACCTCGAGGAGCGGGTGTCGCGGCCGCTGGTCGTGATCGCCGGCATGATGGGCAACAAGGACGCCCGCGGCTTCCTCGGCAACTTTGCCGGGCTGACGCGCCATATCATCGCGGTGCCGGTGCCCGACCAGGACAAGGCGATGCCGGTCGAGGCGTTGGCGGATGCCGCCCGGTCGCTCGGCATGCGGGTGGAGACGGCGCCGTCGGTGGCGGCGGCGCTGTCGACGATCGCCCGTCTCGCCTATGAGATCGCGCCGCGTATCCTCATCACCGGCTCGCTTTATCTCGCCGGCGCGGTGCTCGAGGCCAACGGCACGCCGCCGCGCTGA
- the accD gene encoding acetyl-CoA carboxylase, carboxyltransferase subunit beta — MNWITNVVRPKIRSILRRETPENLWIKCPDSGQLVFYKDVESNQFVIPGSNYHMRMGAVARLKSVFDNETWFDVALPEVAVDPLKFRDERKYVDRLKDARAKTGLNDSVKVGFGRLEGSPTVVVVQDFDFMGGSLGMAAGEAIIKGLELAVEKKSPCIVFAASGGARMQEGILSLMQLPRTTVAVQMLREARLPYIVVLTNPTTGGVTASYAMLGDVQIAEPGALIGFAGARVIEQTIREKLPEGFQRAEYLKDHGMVDMVVHRHQLRSTLARLCRLLMKTPAVENSGRNAAIAAAAPAS, encoded by the coding sequence ATGAACTGGATCACCAACGTCGTCCGTCCCAAGATCCGCAGCATTCTGCGGCGGGAGACGCCGGAGAATCTCTGGATCAAGTGCCCGGATTCCGGGCAGCTGGTGTTCTACAAGGACGTCGAGAGCAACCAGTTCGTCATTCCCGGCTCGAACTACCACATGCGCATGGGCGCGGTGGCGCGGCTCAAATCGGTCTTCGACAACGAGACCTGGTTCGACGTTGCGTTGCCGGAGGTCGCGGTCGATCCGCTCAAGTTCCGCGACGAGCGCAAATATGTCGATCGTCTCAAGGACGCCCGCGCCAAGACCGGCCTCAACGATTCGGTGAAAGTCGGTTTCGGCAGGCTGGAAGGCTCGCCGACGGTGGTCGTGGTCCAGGACTTCGATTTCATGGGCGGTTCGCTCGGCATGGCGGCCGGCGAGGCCATCATCAAGGGTCTTGAACTCGCGGTCGAAAAGAAATCGCCGTGCATCGTCTTCGCCGCGTCCGGCGGTGCCCGCATGCAGGAAGGCATCCTCTCGCTGATGCAGCTGCCGCGCACCACGGTCGCGGTGCAGATGCTGCGCGAGGCGCGACTGCCCTACATCGTCGTGCTGACCAATCCGACCACCGGCGGCGTCACGGCGTCCTACGCCATGCTCGGCGACGTCCAGATCGCCGAGCCCGGCGCCCTGATCGGCTTCGCCGGCGCCCGGGTCATCGAGCAGACGATCCGCGAGAAGCTGCCCGAGGGCTTCCAGCGCGCCGAATATCTCAAGGATCACGGCATGGTCGACATGGTGGTCCACCGTCACCAGCTGCGGTCGACCCTGGCGCGGCTGTGCCGACTGCTGATGAAGACGCCGGCGGTGGAGAATTCCGGGCGGAATGCGGCCATTGCGGCCGCCGCGCCGGCCTCGTGA
- the trpA gene encoding tryptophan synthase subunit alpha: MSTRIDVRFEALKNEGRAAFVTFVMCGDPDLATSLEIIKALPKAGADVIEVGMPFTDPMADGPAIQAAGLRALKAGTTLAKTLGLVRQFRAGDDVTPLVLMGYYNPIYIYGVERFLVDAKAAGVDGLIIVDLPPEEDDELCRPALRAGLNFIRLATPTTDDKRLPAVLTNTSGFVYYVSITGITGSASADSKAVSAAVDRIKRHTALPVCVGFGIRTPEAAAAIAGHADGVVVGSALVDALRGSLDGEGRATAATLDAVTTLARALAEGVHGVAKTNKA; encoded by the coding sequence GTGAGCACCCGTATCGACGTCCGTTTCGAGGCCCTCAAGAACGAGGGCCGCGCCGCCTTCGTCACCTTCGTGATGTGCGGTGACCCAGACCTCGCGACATCGCTGGAGATCATCAAGGCGCTGCCGAAGGCCGGCGCCGACGTGATCGAGGTCGGCATGCCCTTCACCGATCCCATGGCCGATGGACCGGCGATCCAGGCCGCCGGCCTGCGCGCGCTCAAGGCCGGCACGACGCTGGCGAAGACGCTCGGCCTGGTGCGCCAGTTCCGCGCCGGCGACGACGTCACGCCGCTGGTCCTGATGGGCTATTACAATCCGATCTATATCTACGGGGTCGAGCGCTTCCTCGTCGACGCCAAGGCGGCCGGCGTCGATGGCCTGATCATCGTCGACCTGCCGCCGGAAGAGGATGACGAATTGTGCCGTCCGGCGCTCAGGGCCGGGCTCAACTTCATTCGCCTCGCCACCCCGACGACCGACGACAAGCGCCTGCCCGCGGTGCTCACGAATACCTCGGGCTTCGTCTATTACGTCTCGATCACCGGCATCACCGGCAGCGCCAGCGCCGACAGCAAGGCGGTGAGCGCGGCGGTGGACCGCATCAAGCGCCACACTGCCCTGCCGGTCTGTGTCGGCTTCGGCATCCGTACGCCGGAGGCGGCCGCGGCCATCGCCGGTCACGCCGACGGCGTCGTGGTCGGCTCGGCGCTGGTCGATGCGCTGCGCGGCTCGCTGGATGGCGAGGGCCGCGCGACGGCGGCCACGCTCGATGCCGTCACTACTCTCGCCCGGGCGCTGGCCGAGGGCGTGCACGGCGTCGCCAAGACCAACAAGGCTTGA
- the trpB gene encoding tryptophan synthase subunit beta, translating into MSLPKPNSYRSGPDERGHFGPFGGRFVAETLMPLILDLERAYAEAKADPAFQREMDGYLKHYVGRPSPLYFAERLTEHLGGAKVYFKREELNHTGSHKVNNVLGQIMVARRMGKKRIIAETGAGQHGVATATLCARFGLECVVYMGAVDVERQMPNVFRMQMLGATVIPVQSGTRTLKDAMNEALRDWVTNVHNTFYCIGTVAGPHPYPMMVRDFQSVIGEETRVQMQEAEGRLPDSLVACIGGGSNAMGLFHPFLDDPSVEIFGVEAAGHGLSGLHAASLSGGRPGVLHGNRTYLLMDADGQIQDAHSISAGLDYPGIGPEHSWLHETGRVTYLSATDEEALAAFQLLSKLEGIIPALEPAHAIAKVMELAPTRPKDHLMVVNLSGRGDKDIPQVAEILKGRK; encoded by the coding sequence ATGAGCCTGCCGAAACCCAATTCCTATCGCAGCGGCCCCGACGAGCGCGGCCATTTCGGCCCGTTCGGCGGTCGCTTCGTCGCCGAAACCCTGATGCCGCTGATCCTCGATCTCGAGCGGGCCTATGCCGAAGCCAAGGCCGATCCGGCGTTCCAGCGCGAGATGGACGGCTATCTCAAGCATTATGTCGGCCGGCCTTCGCCGCTCTATTTCGCCGAGCGGCTGACCGAACATCTCGGCGGCGCCAAGGTTTATTTCAAGCGCGAGGAGCTCAACCACACCGGCTCCCACAAGGTGAACAACGTGCTCGGCCAGATCATGGTCGCGCGCCGCATGGGCAAGAAGCGCATCATCGCCGAGACCGGCGCCGGCCAGCACGGCGTCGCCACCGCGACGCTGTGCGCGCGCTTCGGCCTCGAATGCGTCGTCTATATGGGCGCGGTCGACGTCGAACGGCAGATGCCCAACGTCTTCCGCATGCAGATGCTGGGCGCGACCGTCATTCCGGTGCAGTCCGGCACGCGCACCCTCAAGGACGCCATGAACGAGGCGCTGCGCGACTGGGTGACCAATGTGCACAACACCTTCTACTGCATCGGTACCGTCGCGGGGCCGCATCCCTATCCGATGATGGTGCGCGACTTCCAGTCGGTGATCGGCGAGGAAACGCGGGTGCAGATGCAGGAGGCGGAAGGCCGTCTGCCGGATTCCCTCGTCGCCTGCATCGGCGGCGGCTCCAATGCCATGGGGCTGTTCCACCCCTTCCTCGACGATCCCTCGGTCGAGATCTTCGGCGTCGAGGCCGCCGGCCACGGCCTGTCGGGGCTGCATGCGGCCTCGCTGTCGGGTGGCCGGCCGGGCGTGCTGCACGGCAACCGCACCTATCTTCTGATGGACGCCGACGGCCAGATCCAGGACGCCCATTCGATCTCCGCCGGCCTCGATTATCCCGGCATCGGCCCCGAGCATTCCTGGCTGCACGAGACCGGGCGCGTCACCTATCTATCGGCGACCGACGAGGAAGCGCTCGCGGCCTTCCAGCTGCTGTCCAAGCTCGAGGGCATCATTCCGGCGCTCGAGCCCGCCCATGCCATCGCCAAGGTCATGGAACTCGCGCCGACGCGGCCGAAGGATCACCTGATGGTCGTCAATCTCTCCGGCCGCGGCGACAAGGACATCCCGCAGGTCGCCGAAATCCTGAAAGGCCGCAAGTGA
- a CDS encoding phosphoribosylanthranilate isomerase, whose protein sequence is MPLLVKICGLSTAETLETALEAGADMVGFVFFEKSPRHVGLGLARDLGRQVRKRALKVALSVDADDATLGNIVDALQPQLLQLHGGESAARLRDIKQRFGLPVMKAIPVAERADLAAVAGYAAVADRILFDARAPKEATRPGGLGTPFDWHLLEGLDPALNFMLSGGLDAGNVAEALRVTRAKGVDVSSGVERAPGVKDPALIRDFIRAARAAAPHPASDPMSPKP, encoded by the coding sequence ATGCCCCTGCTCGTCAAAATCTGCGGCCTCAGCACCGCCGAGACGCTGGAAACGGCGCTCGAGGCCGGCGCGGACATGGTGGGCTTCGTGTTCTTCGAAAAGTCGCCGCGCCATGTCGGTCTCGGGCTTGCCCGCGATCTCGGCCGCCAGGTGCGCAAGCGGGCGCTGAAAGTGGCGCTGAGCGTCGATGCCGACGATGCCACGCTCGGCAATATCGTCGACGCGCTGCAGCCGCAGCTGCTGCAGCTCCACGGCGGCGAGAGCGCGGCGCGGCTGCGCGACATCAAGCAGCGCTTCGGCCTGCCGGTGATGAAGGCCATCCCGGTGGCGGAGCGGGCCGATCTCGCCGCCGTCGCCGGCTACGCCGCGGTGGCGGACCGCATCCTGTTCGATGCGCGCGCTCCGAAGGAGGCGACCCGGCCCGGCGGCCTCGGCACGCCCTTCGACTGGCACCTCTTGGAAGGGCTCGATCCGGCGCTGAATTTCATGCTGTCCGGCGGACTCGATGCCGGCAATGTCGCCGAGGCGCTGCGCGTCACCAGGGCGAAGGGCGTCGACGTCTCCTCGGGAGTCGAGCGCGCGCCCGGCGTCAAGGATCCGGCGCTGATCCGTGATTTCATTCGGGCCGCCCGTGCGGCCGCACCGCACCCCGCATCAGATCCGATGTCTCCCAAACCGTGA
- a CDS encoding lipopolysaccharide assembly LapA domain-containing protein has protein sequence MFRKIINALIWIPLAVIFIIFAVANRHLVTLSFDPFNSVTPTLAVTLPLFVIIILVAILGVAAGGLATWLRQGRYRRAARHYEAEARDARAQLAELRLSRAPGGAESPVPALLHDGRSPAS, from the coding sequence ATGTTTCGGAAGATCATCAACGCCCTGATCTGGATTCCGCTGGCGGTGATCTTCATCATCTTCGCAGTGGCCAACCGCCATCTGGTGACCCTCTCCTTCGATCCGTTCAACAGCGTCACGCCCACGCTCGCAGTCACCCTGCCGCTGTTCGTGATCATCATTCTGGTCGCCATTCTCGGGGTGGCGGCGGGCGGCCTCGCCACCTGGCTGCGCCAGGGCCGCTATCGCCGGGCGGCCCGCCACTACGAAGCCGAGGCCCGGGACGCCCGGGCCCAACTCGCTGAGCTGCGGCTGAGCCGGGCCCCCGGTGGCGCCGAAAGCCCGGTTCCGGCACTGCTGCACGACGGCCGCTCCCCCGCGTCCTGA
- a CDS encoding integration host factor subunit beta has protein sequence MIKSELVQRIAEHNPHLYQRDVENIVNAILDEIVAALARGDRVELRGFGAFSVKHRPARAGRNPRTGEHVPVDQKSVPFFKTGKEMRERLNRGADGEAEPASSESAA, from the coding sequence ATGATTAAATCCGAACTCGTTCAGCGAATCGCCGAGCACAATCCGCACCTCTATCAGAGGGACGTGGAGAACATTGTGAACGCGATCCTCGACGAAATCGTCGCAGCGCTGGCGCGCGGCGATCGCGTCGAATTGCGCGGTTTCGGCGCATTTTCGGTCAAGCACCGCCCTGCGCGCGCAGGCCGAAACCCGCGCACGGGCGAGCATGTCCCGGTCGACCAGAAGAGCGTCCCGTTCTTCAAGACCGGCAAGGAAATGCGCGAGCGGCTCAATCGCGGTGCCGATGGCGAGGCGGAGCCGGCCTCGTCGGAATCCGCCGCCTGA
- the sppA gene encoding signal peptide peptidase SppA, translated as MSFESDAIVDRRRLRRKLTFWRVAATLFAVAAVVIVALVATPGGRAALSTRHSIARINIEGLIRSDRDRVAALERLEKSSAAAVIVHINSPGGTTAGSEQLYDALVRLKAKKPLVVVVEGLAASGGYIAALASDHIIAQQSSLVGSIGVLFQYPNVTDLLKTVGVKVEEVKSSPLKAAPNGYEPTSPEARAALEMLVKDSYAWFRGLVKERRKMDDDTLQTVADGRVFTGHQAIGLKLIDQIGDEKTAVAWLVAEKKISSELPVRDYKLHPRLGDLTFLRSAAALSLEAVGLGSWAERLERTGLVEAVDRAALDGMLALWQPATAQ; from the coding sequence ATGTCATTTGAATCCGACGCCATCGTCGATCGGCGCCGCTTGCGCCGCAAGCTCACGTTCTGGCGTGTCGCGGCGACGCTGTTCGCCGTTGCGGCCGTCGTCATCGTTGCGCTGGTGGCGACGCCCGGCGGCCGCGCCGCGCTCTCGACGCGTCACTCGATCGCCCGGATCAATATCGAGGGACTGATTCGCAGCGATCGTGATCGGGTCGCCGCTCTCGAGCGTCTCGAGAAGTCGTCGGCGGCTGCGGTCATCGTCCATATCAATTCGCCGGGTGGGACCACCGCCGGCTCCGAACAGCTCTACGACGCCCTGGTGCGGCTGAAGGCGAAGAAGCCGCTGGTGGTGGTGGTCGAGGGGCTCGCCGCCTCGGGCGGCTACATCGCCGCGCTCGCCTCGGACCACATCATCGCCCAGCAGAGCTCGCTGGTCGGTTCGATCGGCGTGCTGTTTCAGTATCCCAATGTGACCGACCTGCTGAAGACGGTCGGCGTCAAGGTGGAGGAGGTGAAGTCCTCGCCGCTGAAGGCCGCACCTAACGGCTATGAGCCCACCAGTCCCGAGGCGCGCGCCGCGCTGGAGATGCTGGTCAAGGATTCCTATGCCTGGTTTCGCGGCCTGGTGAAGGAGCGCCGCAAGATGGACGACGACACCCTGCAGACCGTCGCCGACGGTCGCGTTTTCACCGGGCACCAGGCGATCGGCCTCAAGCTGATCGATCAGATCGGCGACGAGAAGACCGCGGTGGCGTGGCTCGTTGCCGAGAAGAAGATATCATCGGAGCTGCCGGTGCGCGACTACAAGCTTCATCCCCGCCTCGGCGACCTCACTTTCCTGCGCAGCGCCGCCGCGCTCAGCCTGGAAGCGGTCGGGCTGGGCAGCTGGGCGGAGCGGCTCGAGCGGACCGGGCTGGTCGAGGCGGTCGATCGTGCCGCCCTGGACGGCATGCTCGCGCTCTGGCAGCCGGCGACGGCGCAGTGA